The following proteins are encoded in a genomic region of Longimicrobiales bacterium:
- a CDS encoding class I SAM-dependent methyltransferase, which translates to MSDQVADTNPILDQFGRIDIYLFDQLMRGRITSDMRVLDAGCGRGRNVEYLLKAGTDIYGVDRDPAQVEHVRELAKRAAPDVPPTHFEVAELRSLPFPDQHFDAVICNAVLHFSEDEVEFESSVAELVRVLRVGGVLFTRLASTIGLETHVSHMRGRWYSLPDGSDRFLVDEAYLLQTTAAVGGTLLDPLKTTNVQNLRAMTTWVFRNDQHQSMTPHP; encoded by the coding sequence ATGAGCGACCAGGTGGCTGACACGAACCCAATCCTGGATCAGTTCGGTCGTATCGACATCTACCTTTTTGACCAGCTTATGCGTGGTCGCATCACATCCGACATGCGAGTCTTGGACGCGGGATGTGGGCGTGGTCGCAACGTCGAATATTTGTTGAAGGCCGGCACCGATATCTACGGGGTCGACCGGGATCCAGCTCAGGTCGAACACGTGCGCGAGCTCGCCAAGCGGGCAGCCCCCGACGTGCCGCCAACCCACTTCGAGGTCGCCGAGCTTCGGTCACTACCATTCCCCGATCAGCACTTTGACGCTGTGATTTGCAACGCGGTCCTCCATTTCTCCGAAGACGAAGTCGAGTTCGAGTCCTCCGTAGCCGAACTCGTCCGCGTACTTCGGGTCGGCGGCGTTCTCTTCACAAGACTCGCTTCGACCATCGGCCTCGAGACACACGTGTCTCACATGCGGGGCCGCTGGTACTCGCTTCCCGACGGGAGCGACCGCTTTCTTGTAGATGAAGCGTATCTCCTTCAGACCACGGCTGCTGTCGGCGGAACACTCCTCGATCCTCTCAAGACCACGAACGTCCAGAACCTCAGGGCCATGACGACCTGGGTGTTCCGAAACGACCAGCATCAGTCCATGACCCCACATCCATAA